A part of Quatrionicoccus australiensis genomic DNA contains:
- the katG gene encoding catalase/peroxidase HPI has protein sequence MDQKNASSAGKCPVMHGGATSAGVSNMAWWPKALNLDILHQHDSKTNPLGASFNYREEVKKLDVDALKNDLKALMTDSQDWWPADWGHYGGLMIRMAWHSAGTYRIADGRGGAGKGNQRFAPLNSWPDNANLDKARRLLWPIKKKYGNKISWADLMILAGNMAYESMGLKTFGFAFGREDIWQPEKDIYWGSEKEWLAPTGATGSRYSGERDLENPLAAVMMGLIYVNPEGVDGKPDPLKTAQDMRITFARMAMNDEETVALTAGGHTVGKAHGNGSAANLGAAPEAADVNEQGLGWNNHTSRGIGRDTVTSGIEGAWTTHPTQWDNGYFELLFKYDWWLTKSPAGAHQWAPINISEEDKPVDVEDASIRCMPMMTDADMALKFDPEYRKIAERFRDDQDYFSETFARAWFKLTHRDMGPKVRYIGPDVPAEDLIWQDPVPAGRTDYDVAAVKAQIAASGLSLAEMVATAWDSARTFRGSDKRGGANGARIRLAPQKDWEGNEPARLAKVLAVYEQISAKTGASVADVIVLAGNVGIEQAARAAGYAVDVPFAAGRGDATPEMTDVESFAVLEPLADGFRNWQKKDYVVSAEEMLLDRAQLMGLNAHEMTVLIGGLRVLGTNHGGSAHGVFTDRVGVLSNDFFVNLTDMAYTWKPTGRNSYAIVDRKSGATRWTATRADLVFGSNSVLRAYAEVYAQDDNREKFVQDFVAAWTKVMNADRFDLA, from the coding sequence ATGGATCAGAAAAACGCAAGTTCCGCCGGCAAATGCCCGGTCATGCACGGCGGCGCCACCTCGGCCGGCGTCTCGAACATGGCATGGTGGCCGAAGGCCCTCAATCTCGACATCCTGCACCAGCACGACAGCAAGACCAATCCGCTCGGCGCATCCTTCAACTACCGCGAAGAAGTGAAGAAGCTCGACGTCGACGCACTCAAGAACGACCTCAAGGCGCTGATGACCGACAGCCAGGACTGGTGGCCGGCCGACTGGGGCCACTACGGCGGCCTGATGATCCGCATGGCCTGGCACTCGGCCGGCACCTACCGCATCGCCGACGGCCGTGGTGGCGCCGGCAAGGGCAACCAGCGCTTCGCGCCGCTCAACTCGTGGCCGGACAACGCCAATCTCGACAAGGCACGCCGCCTGCTCTGGCCGATCAAGAAAAAATACGGCAACAAGATCAGCTGGGCCGACCTGATGATCCTCGCCGGCAACATGGCTTACGAGTCGATGGGCCTCAAGACCTTCGGCTTCGCCTTCGGCCGCGAAGACATCTGGCAACCGGAAAAGGACATCTACTGGGGTTCCGAGAAGGAATGGCTGGCCCCGACCGGCGCCACCGGCAGCCGCTACTCCGGCGAACGCGATCTGGAAAACCCGCTCGCTGCCGTGATGATGGGCCTCATTTACGTCAATCCGGAGGGCGTGGACGGCAAGCCCGACCCGCTCAAGACGGCGCAGGACATGCGCATCACCTTTGCCCGCATGGCGATGAACGACGAAGAAACCGTCGCCCTCACGGCCGGTGGCCACACCGTCGGCAAGGCGCACGGCAACGGCAGCGCGGCCAATCTCGGCGCCGCGCCGGAAGCCGCCGACGTCAATGAACAGGGCCTCGGCTGGAACAATCACACGAGCCGCGGCATCGGCCGCGACACCGTGACCAGCGGCATCGAAGGTGCCTGGACGACGCATCCGACGCAATGGGACAACGGCTACTTCGAGCTGCTCTTCAAGTACGACTGGTGGCTGACCAAGTCGCCGGCCGGCGCGCACCAGTGGGCACCGATCAACATCAGCGAGGAAGACAAGCCGGTCGACGTCGAAGACGCCTCGATCCGCTGCATGCCGATGATGACCGACGCCGACATGGCGCTCAAGTTCGACCCGGAATACCGCAAGATCGCCGAGCGCTTCCGCGACGATCAGGACTACTTCTCGGAAACCTTTGCCCGCGCCTGGTTCAAGCTGACCCACCGCGACATGGGTCCGAAAGTGCGCTACATCGGTCCGGACGTGCCGGCGGAAGACCTCATCTGGCAGGACCCGGTTCCGGCCGGCCGCACCGATTACGATGTCGCCGCCGTCAAGGCACAGATCGCCGCCAGCGGCCTGTCGCTCGCCGAGATGGTTGCCACCGCCTGGGACAGCGCCCGCACCTTCCGCGGTTCGGACAAGCGCGGCGGCGCCAACGGTGCGCGCATCCGCCTCGCCCCGCAAAAGGACTGGGAAGGCAACGAGCCGGCGCGTCTGGCCAAGGTCCTGGCGGTCTACGAGCAAATTTCGGCCAAAACCGGCGCCAGCGTCGCTGACGTGATCGTGCTCGCCGGCAATGTCGGTATCGAACAGGCTGCCAGGGCTGCCGGCTACGCGGTCGATGTGCCCTTCGCCGCCGGCCGTGGCGATGCGACGCCGGAGATGACCGACGTCGAATCCTTCGCCGTGCTCGAACCGCTGGCCGATGGCTTCCGCAACTGGCAAAAGAAGGACTACGTGGTCAGCGCCGAGGAAATGCTGCTCGACCGGGCGCAATTGATGGGCTTGAACGCCCATGAGATGACCGTGCTGATCGGCGGCCTGCGCGTGCTCGGCACCAACCACGGCGGCAGCGCCCACGGCGTCTTCACCGACCGCGTCGGCGTGCTCAGCAACGACTTCTTCGTCAATCTGACCGACATGGCCTACACCTGGAAGCCGACCGGCCGCAACAGCTACGCCATCGTCGATCGCAAGAGCGGCGCGACGCGCTGGACGGCGACCCGCGCCGACCTGGTATTCGGCTCCAACTCGGTGCTGCGCGCCTACGCCGAGGTCTACGCCCAGGACGACAACCGGGAGAAGTTCGTGCAGGACTTCGTCGCCGCCTGGACCAAGGTCATGAACGCCGACCGCTTCGACCTCGCCTGA
- a CDS encoding M48 metallopeptidase family protein → MTANKSPTPYLTGYPADLVAQVRTLIENDQLAGILLKKYPQPHAVRTDRALYDYVLDLKNTYLRNAGQISKVAFDSKLHVIRNALGTHTSIARVQGTKLKAKREIHVSTLFREVPEDFLRMIVVHELAHTKERAHDKAFYQLCRHMAPDYFQLEFDLRTYLCHLDAGGRALWPATPDSQVPDA, encoded by the coding sequence ATGACCGCAAACAAGTCTCCCACGCCTTATCTGACCGGTTATCCGGCCGACCTGGTGGCGCAGGTGCGGACGCTGATCGAAAACGATCAGCTGGCCGGCATCCTGCTCAAGAAGTATCCGCAGCCGCATGCGGTGCGTACCGACCGGGCGCTTTACGATTACGTGCTGGACCTGAAGAACACCTATCTGCGCAACGCCGGGCAGATCAGCAAGGTGGCTTTCGACAGCAAGCTGCATGTGATCCGCAATGCGCTCGGCACGCACACCAGCATTGCGCGGGTGCAGGGCACCAAGCTCAAGGCCAAGCGCGAAATCCACGTATCGACGCTGTTTCGCGAGGTGCCTGAGGATTTCCTGCGCATGATCGTCGTGCATGAACTGGCGCACACCAAGGAGCGGGCGCACGACAAGGCTTTCTACCAGTTATGCCGGCACATGGCGCCGGATTACTTCCAGCTCGAGTTCGACCTGCGCACCTACCTTTGCCATCTCGATGCCGGCGGGCGGGCGTTGTGGCCGGCTACGCCCGACAGTCAGGTGCCGGATGCCTAG
- a CDS encoding helix-turn-helix domain-containing protein, whose protein sequence is MTIRQPKLVFKTGEQARQLRKLLGMSQHEFWARVSVTQSGGSHYEAGRDIPKSVQYLLQIAFGSEKQLGELLDWLQRPDRKQLAMLPQPTRSGTLSIKRQRPANTKSGSLSAAA, encoded by the coding sequence ATGACAATCAGACAACCTAAACTTGTTTTCAAGACCGGCGAACAAGCGCGCCAGCTCAGGAAACTACTGGGCATGAGCCAGCATGAATTCTGGGCGCGCGTATCAGTCACCCAGTCCGGCGGATCGCACTATGAGGCCGGGCGCGACATCCCGAAGTCTGTGCAATATCTGCTGCAGATTGCCTTCGGATCGGAAAAACAGCTCGGCGAACTACTCGACTGGCTGCAACGTCCCGATCGCAAGCAACTCGCGATGTTGCCCCAGCCAACCCGTAGCGGCACTCTGAGCATCAAGCGGCAACGGCCGGCCAACACGAAATCCGGCAGTCTATCCGCCGCAGCCTAG
- the dbpA gene encoding ATP-dependent RNA helicase DbpA — MSEITETASPSFAELPLPAAMQATLQQLEYHSMTPIQAASLPLALAGNDLIAQAKTGSGKTAAFGLALLNNLNPKRFAIQALVLCPTRELADQVTQEIRRLARFEENIKVLPLCGGSAMRNQITSLENGVHIVVGTPGRIMDHMQRGSIRLEELNTLVLDEADRMLDMGFHDDIAYVVKRLPAERQTLLFSATYPEGIAQLAKQFLRQPKEVKLLEQHAETKIRQRFYEVKNEERLQAVAMLLKHYRPVSTLAFCNTKQQCRDLLNVLRHEGIQALTLNGDLEQRERDQVLIQFANRSVSVLVATDVAARGLDIANLEAVINVDVTPDPEIHIHRIGRTGRAEQDGWALSLCSNSDRRRITAIAQAMNCPLEVDSLSDLKNDDTSPLVPPMSTLQILGGRKEKIRPGDILGALTGEAGFTREQIGKITVTDQSSYVAVNRDIARDAVRKLSAGKVKGKTVKVRTL; from the coding sequence ATGAGCGAAATCACCGAAACCGCCAGCCCGTCCTTCGCCGAGCTGCCTTTGCCGGCCGCCATGCAGGCGACCCTGCAGCAGCTCGAATACCACAGCATGACGCCGATCCAGGCGGCCAGCCTGCCGCTCGCGCTGGCCGGCAACGACCTGATCGCGCAAGCCAAGACCGGCAGCGGCAAGACCGCCGCCTTCGGCCTCGCCCTGCTCAACAACCTGAACCCGAAGCGCTTTGCCATCCAGGCACTGGTGCTCTGCCCGACGCGCGAGCTGGCCGACCAGGTAACGCAGGAAATCCGCCGTCTGGCGCGCTTTGAAGAAAACATCAAGGTCCTGCCGCTGTGCGGCGGCTCGGCCATGCGCAACCAGATCACCAGCCTGGAAAACGGCGTCCATATCGTGGTCGGCACGCCCGGCCGCATCATGGACCACATGCAACGCGGCAGCATCCGTCTTGAAGAACTCAACACCCTGGTTCTCGACGAAGCCGACCGCATGCTCGACATGGGCTTCCACGACGACATCGCCTACGTCGTCAAGCGCCTGCCGGCCGAGCGCCAGACCCTGCTCTTCTCGGCGACCTATCCGGAAGGCATTGCCCAGCTCGCCAAACAGTTCCTGCGCCAGCCCAAGGAAGTGAAGCTCCTTGAACAGCACGCCGAAACCAAGATCCGCCAGCGCTTCTACGAGGTCAAGAACGAAGAGCGCCTGCAGGCCGTCGCGATGCTGCTCAAGCATTACCGCCCGGTCAGCACGCTTGCCTTCTGCAACACCAAGCAGCAATGCCGCGACCTGCTCAACGTGCTGCGCCACGAAGGCATCCAGGCGCTAACCCTGAACGGCGACCTCGAACAGCGCGAGCGCGACCAGGTGCTGATCCAGTTCGCCAACCGCAGCGTCTCCGTGCTCGTCGCCACCGACGTCGCGGCGCGCGGCCTCGACATCGCCAATCTGGAAGCGGTGATCAACGTCGACGTGACGCCCGATCCGGAAATCCACATCCACCGCATCGGCCGTACCGGCCGTGCCGAGCAGGACGGCTGGGCGCTCAGCCTGTGCAGCAACAGCGACCGCCGGCGCATCACCGCGATTGCCCAGGCGATGAACTGCCCGCTCGAAGTCGATAGCCTGAGCGACCTCAAGAACGACGATACCTCGCCGCTGGTGCCGCCGATGTCCACGCTCCAGATCCTCGGCGGGCGCAAGGAAAAGATCCGCCCCGGCGACATTCTCGGCGCGCTGACCGGCGAAGCCGGCTTCACCCGCGAACAGATCGGCAAGATCACCGTCACCGACCAGAGCAGCTACGTCGCCGTCAATCGCGACATCGCCCGCGACGCCGTGCGCAAACTCTCGGCCGGCAAGGTCAAGGGCAAGACGGTCAAGGTACGTACGCTGTAG
- the rquA gene encoding rhodoquinone biosynthesis methyltransferase RquA, translating into MKPNATDIAAPYDCDSAFPEAQPAADIPEYLGQHYWWAYLHPGAVRFFEREWLVNLILWGNFRRLRDAALAELGPSIKGRCLQIACVYGDFSQRIAARLAPEARLDIIDVAPVQIANLRNKLAPDPRIHLGQQDASALRFADASFDSTLLFFLLHEQPAAVRAATLAEAMRVTKPGGQIVIVDYHKPRASNPLRYVMHLVLKTLEPFALDLWRHEIASWLPAGVAPASIKKSTSFGELYQKIVIRR; encoded by the coding sequence ATGAAGCCAAACGCCACAGATATAGCCGCGCCGTACGACTGTGACAGCGCTTTTCCCGAGGCCCAACCCGCTGCCGATATTCCGGAATATCTCGGCCAGCATTACTGGTGGGCCTACCTGCATCCAGGCGCCGTGCGCTTCTTCGAGCGCGAATGGCTGGTCAACCTGATCCTGTGGGGCAATTTTCGTCGCCTGCGCGATGCGGCCCTGGCCGAACTGGGGCCGAGCATCAAGGGTCGCTGCCTGCAGATCGCCTGCGTCTATGGCGATTTCAGCCAGCGCATCGCGGCCCGCCTCGCACCCGAGGCCCGGCTCGACATCATCGACGTGGCGCCGGTCCAGATTGCCAACCTGCGCAACAAGCTGGCGCCCGATCCGCGCATCCACCTCGGGCAGCAGGACGCGAGCGCCCTGCGTTTTGCCGACGCGAGTTTCGATTCGACACTGCTCTTCTTCCTGCTCCACGAGCAGCCGGCCGCCGTGCGTGCCGCGACGCTGGCCGAAGCCATGCGCGTCACCAAACCGGGCGGGCAGATCGTCATTGTCGATTACCACAAGCCGCGCGCCAGCAATCCGCTGCGCTACGTCATGCATCTGGTGCTGAAAACCCTGGAGCCCTTTGCGCTCGACCTGTGGCGGCACGAGATCGCCAGCTGGCTGCCGGCTGGTGTGGCGCCGGCGTCGATCAAGAAAAGCACTTCGTTCGGCGAGCTCTACCAGAAGATCGTCATCCGGCGCTAG